In Erwinia pyrifoliae DSM 12163, the genomic window TTACTGAGCACGCACAGAGTTCTGCGTAATACCTATTTTCTTCTCGGCCTGACGCTGGCATTTTCCGCTGTGACCGCCACACTAAGCACCCTTTTATCCTTACCGGCACCGGGATTTATTCTGATGCTTGCCGGTTTTTATGGCCTGATGTTCTTAACCTACCGTCTGGCAAACAGCCCAAGCGGTATTCTCGCAGCATTCGCCTTCACCGGCTTCCTTGGCTACTGTCTCGGCCCGGTTCTAAACCGTTTTCTTTCTGCCGGAATGGGCGATGTTATTGGTCTGGCCTTAGGTGGTACGGCTCTTGTTTTCTTCTGCTGCTCGGCTTATGTGCTGACCACCCGCAAGAATATGTCTTTCCTGTCCGGCATGTTGATAGCTGGCTTTGTCGTCATGCTCATCGCCGTGGTAGCCAACCTGTTCCTGAATATTCCAGCCCTGCATATGGCGATCAGCGTCCTGTTCGTGCTGTTCTCTACCGGAGCAATCCTGTGGAAAACCAGCAATATCATTCACGGCGGCGAAACCAACTATATTCGTGCCACCGTCAGTCTGTATGTATCAATTTATAACCTTTTCGTTAGCCTGCTCAGCCTGCTGGGGATGTCGCGCAGCAGCTAAGCCATGTCCGCAGTAACCATAGCCCCGTCATTGCGGGGCTTTATTTTTGCCGGAGCAAAAAGTTAAACTTGGTGCGGGTCAACAAGGGTGAGGCAAGACAG contains:
- the yccA gene encoding FtsH protease modulator YccA; amino-acid sequence: MDRIVSSTRDSSLLSTHRVLRNTYFLLGLTLAFSAVTATLSTLLSLPAPGFILMLAGFYGLMFLTYRLANSPSGILAAFAFTGFLGYCLGPVLNRFLSAGMGDVIGLALGGTALVFFCCSAYVLTTRKNMSFLSGMLIAGFVVMLIAVVANLFLNIPALHMAISVLFVLFSTGAILWKTSNIIHGGETNYIRATVSLYVSIYNLFVSLLSLLGMSRSS